The following are encoded in a window of Gramella sp. MT6 genomic DNA:
- a CDS encoding uroporphyrinogen decarboxylase, with the protein MTEIFGITITEWIGYLASFFVLLSFLMRNIVTLRYVNSIGCLFFVAYGILLDSWPVIITNVAIVCVNFYYLFINKKQVQEA; encoded by the coding sequence ATGACTGAAATTTTTGGAATCACCATCACAGAATGGATAGGCTACCTGGCTTCTTTCTTCGTGCTGCTTTCTTTTCTTATGAGAAATATTGTAACTCTAAGATATGTGAACAGTATAGGATGCCTTTTCTTTGTTGCTTATGGAATTTTGCTGGATTCATGGCCGGTGATCATTACCAATGTCGCTATTGTGTGCGTGAACTTTTATTACCTTTTCATCAATAAGAAGCAGGTTCAGGAAGCTTAA
- a CDS encoding DinB family protein has translation MKIHEFLIPQLQQEVALTEKFLNRIPEDKMGWKPHEKSMTIQQIANHLAEIPAWITGTMEAEALDVKGYKSPDHGSVEEIIKELKQNTIAAETSLRKSDEEFRRTWKMTKEGETLFEMPKFNVLQSMVMNQFPHHRAQLGVYFRLLDISVPATYGPSADES, from the coding sequence ATGAAGATCCATGAATTTCTAATTCCCCAATTACAGCAGGAAGTAGCCTTAACCGAAAAGTTCTTGAATCGTATACCAGAGGACAAGATGGGATGGAAACCTCATGAAAAATCTATGACCATACAGCAGATCGCAAACCACCTTGCCGAAATTCCTGCCTGGATCACCGGAACTATGGAGGCTGAAGCCCTGGATGTAAAAGGATATAAGTCTCCAGATCATGGCTCGGTAGAGGAGATCATTAAGGAGTTAAAGCAAAATACCATTGCAGCTGAAACTTCTCTGAGAAAATCTGATGAAGAATTCCGCAGAACCTGGAAGATGACCAAAGAGGGCGAGACCTTATTTGAAATGCCGAAATTCAATGTTTTACAATCTATGGTGATGAATCAGTTTCCTCATCACCGTGCACAACTGGGCGTTTATTTCAGGCTCCTGGATATTTCGGTACCGGCAACCTATGGTCCGTCGGCAGATGAATCTTAA
- a CDS encoding ATP-binding cassette domain-containing protein: MSQTVLELKNAAIYQRESLILSEVDVKVNKGDFVYLIGKTGTGKSSFMKTLYGDLPLTEGEGHIVDFNLRTLKEKDIPYLRRKLGVVFQDFKLLTDRNIKDNLLFVLKATGWKDKKAMDHKIDEVLDKVGMKTKGFKYPYQLSGGEQQRVAIARALLNDPELILADEPTGNLDPQTSVEVMEVLQEISKNGNTILMATHDYALLLKYPSKTLKCDGQRVFEVVQKSV, translated from the coding sequence ATGTCTCAAACTGTTCTGGAATTAAAAAACGCAGCAATCTACCAACGCGAAAGCCTTATTTTATCTGAAGTGGACGTAAAAGTGAACAAAGGTGACTTTGTTTATCTTATTGGAAAGACCGGAACAGGGAAAAGTAGCTTCATGAAAACCCTTTATGGAGATCTTCCTTTAACTGAAGGAGAAGGTCATATTGTAGATTTTAATCTAAGGACTTTAAAGGAAAAAGACATTCCCTACCTGCGCCGAAAATTAGGGGTCGTATTTCAGGATTTTAAATTACTTACTGACAGAAATATTAAGGACAACCTGCTTTTTGTTTTGAAAGCAACCGGATGGAAGGATAAAAAAGCGATGGACCATAAGATCGACGAGGTTCTCGATAAAGTAGGCATGAAAACCAAGGGTTTCAAATATCCCTATCAGCTGTCAGGAGGAGAACAACAACGTGTGGCGATCGCCCGCGCCCTGTTGAACGATCCAGAATTGATCCTGGCCGATGAACCTACCGGAAACCTGGATCCACAGACTTCTGTAGAGGTAATGGAGGTACTGCAGGAGATCAGTAAAAACGGAAATACCATATTAATGGCTACCCATGACTATGCTCTTCTTTTAAAATATCCTTCTAAAACCCTGAAATGTGATGGACAGCGGGTGTTTGAGGTGGTTCAGAAATCAGTTTAA
- the typA gene encoding translational GTPase TypA, with amino-acid sequence MTAIRNIAIIAHVDHGKTTLVDKIMHHCELFRDNESTGELILDNNDLERERGITITSKNVSVTYKDTKINIIDTPGHADFGGEVERVLNMADGVLLLVDAFEGPMPQTRFVLQKAIDLGLKPCVVVNKVDKENCTPEEVHEKVFDLMFELGAEEWQLDFPTVYGSAKNNWMSDDFRNETENIEPLLDMVIEHIPAPKVDLEGSPQMLITSLDFSSFTGRIAIGRLQRGTLKENQQVSLVKRDGSIKKTRIKELHTFEGLGRRKIEEVQAGDICAIVGLEGFEIGDTVADFENPEGLKTIAIDEPTMSMLFTINDSPFFGKDGKFVTSRHIKERLYKELEKNLALRVEETDSADKFMVFGRGVLHLSVLIETMRREGYELQIGQPQVIIKEIDGVKCEPIEELTIDLPEDVSGKAVEMVTMRKGEMLSMEAKGERMNIQFLIPSRGIIGLRNQLLTATAGEAIMAHRYKEYQPLKGGIPERQNGSLVSMEKGKAIPYSIDKLQDRGKFFVDPGEDIYEGQVIGENSRQDDMVVNITKTKKLSNVRSSGADDKAKIVPAIKFSLEEALEYIQKDEYVEVTPHFLRLRKVLLTENERKRSKAI; translated from the coding sequence ATGACAGCTATTAGAAATATCGCGATTATCGCACACGTTGACCACGGTAAAACAACCCTGGTAGACAAAATAATGCATCACTGTGAATTGTTCCGTGATAACGAATCTACGGGTGAACTTATCCTGGATAACAATGACCTTGAGAGAGAGCGTGGAATTACCATTACTTCCAAGAACGTATCGGTAACCTATAAGGATACCAAGATCAATATTATTGATACTCCTGGTCACGCCGATTTTGGTGGAGAGGTAGAACGTGTTTTGAACATGGCCGATGGTGTATTACTATTGGTAGATGCTTTTGAAGGTCCAATGCCACAGACGCGTTTTGTACTTCAAAAAGCGATCGATCTTGGCTTGAAACCTTGCGTGGTTGTAAATAAGGTAGATAAGGAAAACTGTACACCAGAAGAAGTTCACGAAAAGGTATTTGACCTTATGTTCGAACTTGGTGCTGAAGAATGGCAGTTAGATTTCCCTACAGTATATGGTTCTGCAAAGAACAACTGGATGAGTGATGACTTTAGAAACGAGACAGAAAATATCGAACCATTACTAGATATGGTGATCGAGCATATTCCGGCTCCTAAGGTAGATCTTGAAGGATCTCCTCAAATGTTGATCACTTCTCTGGATTTCTCTTCTTTTACAGGACGTATCGCAATTGGTCGTCTTCAAAGAGGAACTTTGAAAGAGAATCAGCAGGTTTCTTTGGTGAAGCGTGATGGCAGCATTAAGAAAACAAGAATTAAAGAATTACATACTTTCGAAGGTCTAGGCCGTAGAAAGATCGAAGAGGTACAGGCAGGTGATATTTGTGCGATCGTTGGTCTTGAAGGTTTTGAAATTGGGGATACCGTTGCCGATTTTGAAAACCCTGAAGGATTAAAAACTATCGCCATCGATGAGCCTACTATGAGTATGCTTTTCACTATTAACGATTCTCCTTTCTTCGGAAAAGACGGAAAATTCGTTACTTCAAGACATATCAAGGAAAGACTGTATAAGGAACTTGAAAAGAACCTTGCACTTCGTGTAGAGGAAACTGATAGTGCCGATAAATTTATGGTCTTTGGTAGAGGGGTTCTTCACTTATCTGTACTTATCGAAACGATGAGACGTGAAGGTTACGAACTTCAGATCGGTCAGCCACAGGTTATCATTAAGGAGATCGACGGAGTTAAATGTGAGCCTATAGAAGAGCTTACTATTGATCTTCCTGAAGATGTTTCTGGTAAAGCCGTGGAAATGGTGACCATGAGAAAAGGTGAGATGTTGAGTATGGAAGCTAAAGGAGAAAGAATGAACATTCAGTTCCTTATTCCATCGAGAGGTATCATTGGTCTAAGAAACCAATTGCTAACTGCAACTGCAGGTGAAGCGATTATGGCTCACAGATACAAAGAATATCAGCCTTTAAAAGGTGGAATTCCAGAAAGACAAAACGGTTCTTTAGTATCTATGGAAAAAGGAAAAGCGATTCCTTATTCTATCGATAAACTTCAGGACAGAGGGAAATTCTTTGTAGATCCGGGAGAGGATATTTATGAAGGTCAGGTGATTGGTGAGAATTCACGTCAGGATGATATGGTGGTGAATATCACTAAAACCAAGAAGCTTTCTAACGTACGTTCTTCAGGAGCAGATGATAAAGCGAAGATCGTTCCTGCGATCAAGTTCTCTTTAGAAGAAGCTTTAGAATATATCCAGAAAGATGAATATGTTGAGGTAACTCCACATTTCCTGAGACTGAGAAAGGTTCTTTTAACTGAAAATGAAAGAAAAAGATCTAAAGCGATCTAG
- the ppgK gene encoding polyphosphate--glucose phosphotransferase, which yields MEILGIDIGGSGIKGALVDLYKGELITPKHRIPTPKSRTPKAISKKVKEMVAHFNYEGIVGCGFPTIIKKGICKDEGNLSEKWVGLNVEAEFEKATGLNFTVINDADAAGLAEVNYGAGKNEDGFVLMITVGTGLGSGAYLDGELIPNFELGQTPYLDYEKIEDWAASSVKKKENLSYKEWASRFNIFLNYTHLILNPDLIIVGGGISKHWKQYEDFLKVNTDLVPAELRNRSGILGAAYAAKNKYSS from the coding sequence ATGGAAATACTCGGAATAGATATTGGAGGATCTGGTATTAAAGGTGCACTCGTAGACCTTTACAAAGGAGAATTGATAACTCCTAAACATAGAATTCCCACTCCAAAATCGCGAACCCCAAAAGCGATCTCCAAAAAAGTAAAAGAAATGGTAGCCCATTTTAATTATGAAGGAATTGTAGGTTGTGGTTTCCCCACTATTATAAAAAAAGGTATCTGCAAAGACGAGGGCAACCTTAGTGAAAAATGGGTAGGTTTAAATGTGGAGGCTGAATTTGAGAAAGCTACCGGACTTAATTTTACAGTGATCAACGATGCCGATGCAGCTGGGCTTGCTGAAGTAAATTACGGAGCCGGGAAAAACGAGGACGGGTTTGTCTTAATGATCACGGTTGGAACCGGATTAGGGAGTGGCGCCTATCTTGACGGTGAACTCATCCCTAATTTCGAACTTGGTCAAACTCCTTATCTGGATTATGAAAAGATCGAAGATTGGGCCGCATCATCTGTAAAAAAGAAAGAAAATTTGAGCTATAAGGAATGGGCCAGCCGTTTTAATATTTTTCTCAATTATACTCATCTCATTCTTAATCCTGACCTCATAATTGTGGGTGGTGGAATTTCTAAACACTGGAAACAATATGAGGACTTCCTGAAAGTAAATACCGATTTAGTTCCAGCAGAACTAAGAAACAGGTCTGGCATCCTGGGTGCAGCCTATGCCGCAAAAAACAAATACAGCTCCTAA
- the kdsA gene encoding 3-deoxy-8-phosphooctulonate synthase, whose protein sequence is MKLDKIPNIKHTDSNIFFLLSGPCAIEGEDMALRIAEKVVAITDKLEIPYVFKGSFKKANRSRIDSFTGIGDEKALKILRKVSETFNIPTVTDIHEINDAKLAAEYVDVLQIPAFLVRQTDLVVAAAETGKVVNLKKGQFMSPDSMKHAVTKVIDCNNEQVMVTDRGTMFGYQDLIVDFRGIPTMRKFAPTVLDVTHSLQQPNQSSGVTGGRPDMIETIARAGVVNNVDGLFIETHFDPANAKSDGANMLDLAHLERLLTNLVAIRKTINSF, encoded by the coding sequence ATGAAACTTGATAAAATACCTAATATAAAACATACCGATAGCAATATTTTCTTCCTACTCTCGGGTCCTTGCGCTATTGAAGGAGAGGATATGGCCTTGAGAATCGCAGAAAAAGTAGTTGCTATTACAGATAAACTGGAGATCCCATACGTTTTTAAAGGTTCTTTCAAAAAAGCAAACCGCAGTAGAATTGATAGTTTCACAGGTATTGGTGATGAAAAAGCACTTAAAATATTACGTAAGGTTTCCGAAACCTTCAATATCCCTACTGTTACCGATATTCACGAGATCAACGATGCGAAATTAGCAGCAGAATATGTTGATGTGCTCCAAATACCCGCATTTCTGGTTAGACAAACAGATCTGGTTGTGGCTGCTGCCGAAACCGGGAAAGTAGTGAACCTGAAAAAAGGCCAGTTTATGAGTCCAGATTCTATGAAACATGCCGTTACCAAGGTTATCGATTGTAATAATGAACAGGTGATGGTCACAGATCGAGGAACTATGTTTGGTTACCAGGACCTAATAGTGGATTTCAGAGGAATTCCAACCATGCGAAAATTTGCCCCCACCGTACTGGATGTTACACATTCTCTTCAGCAACCAAATCAAAGCAGTGGAGTTACCGGTGGAAGACCAGATATGATCGAAACTATTGCCCGTGCCGGGGTGGTAAATAATGTGGATGGATTGTTCATCGAAACCCATTTTGATCCTGCAAATGCCAAGAGCGATGGAGCAAATATGCTGGATCTGGCACATCTGGAAAGACTTCTAACAAACCTTGTAGCTATTAGAAAAACTATAAATTCCTTTTAG
- a CDS encoding CHRD domain-containing protein produces the protein MKIIKGLFLAVLFLGFASCDDDDDNDDMNEMMSYTAQLGGLNDSGVSGTATVTKNGNQLTVTVLAQGLEPNQAHPQHIHGLSNGEEATCPPASADADEDGIITIPEGAPFYGEVLLPLEGFPMADENGNISYEETFTLGENDVLTEAELADLDDRVIVLHGLNNDGEYVATIPVACGQLDEM, from the coding sequence ATGAAAATTATTAAAGGATTATTTTTAGCAGTATTATTTCTAGGATTCGCAAGCTGTGACGATGACGATGACAATGACGACATGAATGAAATGATGTCTTACACCGCCCAACTTGGAGGACTTAATGATTCAGGCGTAAGTGGAACGGCAACAGTTACTAAAAATGGAAATCAGCTTACAGTAACTGTATTAGCACAGGGACTGGAACCAAACCAGGCTCACCCGCAACATATCCACGGTTTGAGTAATGGTGAAGAAGCAACCTGCCCTCCTGCCTCTGCAGATGCAGATGAAGATGGAATAATCACTATCCCAGAAGGAGCTCCTTTCTATGGAGAAGTATTATTGCCACTTGAAGGTTTCCCAATGGCAGATGAGAATGGAAATATTTCTTATGAAGAAACTTTTACCTTAGGTGAAAATGATGTACTTACTGAAGCTGAGCTTGCAGATCTTGATGATCGTGTGATCGTACTTCATGGTCTTAATAATGACGGTGAGTATGTTGCTACAATTCCAGTCGCTTGTGGGCAATTGGATGAAATGTAG